From one Montipora capricornis isolate CH-2021 chromosome 10, ASM3666992v2, whole genome shotgun sequence genomic stretch:
- the LOC138020682 gene encoding uncharacterized protein: protein MPFLERWVIHVWDIYSLLKLGFIVHPEKSILKPTQEIEFLGFIINSLTVTVQLSTSKSTKVQKACQDLLKSKHITVRDVAHVIGLLVLSLPAVQFGDLYYRRLEINKITALRQNQGDYDAVTNLSEHSKAELLQWINNITRSQRLLLTSNPDLILTTDASLLGWGAVLNGMETGEHLSAEEQGFRINYLEMKAVLLGLKSLCPNAHNTHICVQSDDTTTVTYINAMALQIWEWCIARQIWLRARHIPGSQNIQADTASRAFKDSIEWSLSNEVFQSILSHWGPFDMVMFALRLNYKVKD from the coding sequence ATGCCCTTCTTAGAGCGTTGGGTCATACATGTATGGGATATATACTCATTGCTCAAACTCGGCTTCATTGTGCATCCAGAGAAATCAATTTTGAAGCCAACTCAAGAAATAGAATTCCTTGGATTCATAATTAATAGTCTTACCGTGACAGTACAACTATCAACTTCTAAATCTACAAAAGTACAGAAAGCTTGCCAAGATCTGTTGAAAAGCAAGCATATCACTGTACGGGATGTGGCCCATGTGATAGGCCTTTTGGTCTTGAGCCTTCCTGCAGTACAATTTGGGGACCTTTATTACAGGAGGTTAGAGATAAATAAAATTACTGCCCTCCGACAAAACCAAGGTGACTATGATGCTGTAACGAACCTATCTGAACATTCCAAGGCTGAGTTGTTACAGTGGATAAACAATATAACTCGGTCACAAAGACTCCTTCTCACAAGTAACCCTGACCTCATCCTAAccacagatgcttcacttttGGGTTGGGGAGCAGTTTTAAATGGGATGGAAACTGGTGAGCACTTGAGTGCTGAGGAACAGGGCTTTCGTATAAACTACCTAGAAATGAAAGCCGTATTACTGGGTTTGAAATCCCTTTGTCCAAATGCCCACAATACCCACATCTGCGTTCAGTCTGATGATACTACTACTGTGACCTACATCAATGCCATGGCCCTCCAGATTTGGGAGTGGTGCATAGCTCGACAAATTTGGCTAAGAGCTAGGCACATTCCTGGATCTCAAAACATCCAAGCTGACACAGCTTCACGAGCATTCAAAGATTCAATTGAATGGTCTTTGTCAAACGAAGTGTTTCAATCCATTCTTAGTCACTGGGGCCCCTTTGATATGGTTATGTTTGCATTAAGACTTAACTATAAAGTAAAGGACTAA
- the LOC138020685 gene encoding uncharacterized protein: MLVVGRLRLKLRKVAKKSVRRKLDLDKLKVPATQREFSLRLQNRFEVLAEMEIQEEETGVEDIWQSVKNIYMETGKEVLGYPNMKRKEWISADTWALPEERKELKKQLLSNIHHNPAEDLQQQYRAKDRAVKKSARQDKRNYIENKAGEAEEAAKINDSRKLYNITRSLSGKTQQSSATIKDLNGNVLTTVEDQLKQWAEHFSSTLNRDDPRNPPRLETNIPELDINSDAITRNEVRQAIQLLKNNKAPGYGDIPAELLKADIETATEVLFILFEHIWQGEQLPGDWHKGLIVKIPKKGDATECNN, from the coding sequence ATGCTAGTGGTTGGCAGACTGCGGTTGAAACTTAGGAAAGTAGCCAAAAAGTCTGTAAGGAGAAAATTAGATCTTGATAAGCTAAAAGTCCCAGCAACCCAGAGAGAGTTCAGCTTGAGGCTACAGAATAGGTTCGAGGTTCTGGCAGAAATGGAAATTCAGGAGGAAGAAACTGGGGTGGAAGACATCTGGCAAAGTGTTAAGAATATATATATGGAAACAGGAAAGGAAGTTTTGGGATATCCAAATATGAAAAGGAAAGAGTGGATCTCAGCTGATACATGGGCTCTacctgaagaaagaaaagagttAAAGAAACAGCTGTTAAGCAATATCCACCACAATCCAGCCGAGGATCTTCAGCAACAATACCGAGCTAAAGATAGAGCTGTAAAGAAAAGCGCTCGCCAAGACAAGAGAAACTACATTGAGAATAAAGCGGGAGAAGCAGAAGAAGCAGCAAAGATAAATGATAGCCGAAAGTTGTATAACATCACAAGAAGTCTTTCAGGTAAAACCCAGCAGAGCTCTGCAACTATTAAAGATCTTAATGGCAACGTTCTAACGACAGTTGAAGACCAGCTTAAGCAGTGGGCTGAACACTTTAGTAGTACACTTAACAGAGATGATCCACGCAACCCACCTCGCCTTGAGACCAACATACCTGAATTAGATATAAATTCAGATGCCATTACTAGAAATGAAGTTCGCCAGGCAATCCAGTTGTTGAAGAACAACAAAGCCCCTGGTTATGGTGACATACCGGCAGAACTGCTAAAAGCAGACATTGAAACAGCCACAGAAGTACTCTTCATCTTGTTTGAGCACATATGGCAAGGAGAACAGCTTCCGGGTGACTGGCACAAAGGCCTCATCGTTAAAATTCCTAAGAAAGGCGATGCCACAGAATGTAACAACTGA
- the LOC138020684 gene encoding uncharacterized protein, protein MLVVGRLRLKLRKVAKKSVRRKLDLDKLKVPATQREFSLRLQNRFEVLAEMEIQEEETGVEDIWQSVKNIYMETGKEVLGYPNMKRKEWISADTWALPEERKELKKQLLSNIHHNPAEDLQQQYRAKDRAVKKSARQDKRNYIENKAGEAEEAAKINDSRKLYNITRSLSGKTQHSSATIKDLNGNVLTTVKDQLKRWAEHFSSTLNRDDPRNPPRLETNIPELDINSDAITRNEVRQSIQLLKNNKAPGYGDIPAELLKADIETATEVLFILFEHIWQGEQLPGDWHKGLIVKIPKKGDATECNN, encoded by the coding sequence ATGCTAGTGGTTGGCAGACTGCGGTTGAAACTTCGGAAAGTAGCCAAAAAGTCTGTAAGGAGAAAATTAGATCTTGATAAGCTAAAAGTCCCAGCAACCCAGAGAGAGTTCAGCTTGAGGCTACAGAATAGGTTCGAGGTTCTGGCAGAAATGGAAATTCAGGAGGAAGAAACTGGGGTGGAAGACATCTGGCAAAGTGTTAAGAATATATATATGGAAACAGGAAAGGAAGTTTTGGGATATCCAAATATGAAAAGGAAAGAGTGGATCTCAGCTGATACATGGGCTCTacctgaagaaagaaaagagttAAAGAAACAGCTGTTAAGCAATATCCACCACAATCCAGCCGAGGATCTTCAGCAACAATACCGAGCTAAAGATAGAGCTGTAAAGAAAAGCGCTCGCCAAGACAAGAGAAACTACATTGAGAATAAAGCGGGAGAAGCAGAAGAAGCAGCAAAGATAAATGATAGCCGAAAGTTGTATAACATCACAAGAAGTCTTTCAGGTAAAACCCAGCACAGCTCTGCAACTATTAAAGATCTTAATGGCAACGTTCTAACGACAGTTAAAGACCAGCTTAAGCGGTGGGCTGAACACTTTAGTAGTACACTTAACAGAGATGATCCACGCAACCCACCTCGCCTTGAGACCAACATACCTGAATTAGATATAAATTCAGATGCCATTACTAGAAATGAAGTTCGCCAGTCAATCCAGTTGTTGAAGAACAACAAAGCCCCTGGTTATGGTGACATACCGGCAGAACTGCTAAAAGCAGACATTGAAACAGCCACAGAAGTACTCTTCATCTTGTTTGAGCACATATGGCAAGGAGAACAGCTTCCGGGTGACTGGCACAAAGGCCTCATCGTTAAAATTCCTAAGAAAGGCGATGCCACAGAATGTAACAACTGA
- the LOC138020686 gene encoding uncharacterized protein — translation MSQKSKQKSRGKPQLEDYAFPLSPQPQLFEHYAQFRDDEPALGPVVGHTSPSERRQTLLDKQIELVKQEKEKLALELEVLRLRQALGPATPPTASAAPCAESLTQRKRPSTGRRTLCQTVYKRGSTKRRVVMDLSFPHAASVNSGIPKTHYLDNAFQLRLPGIDRLREFIISKGSGCYVYKKDLKRAYRQFPIDPKDYKYLGFMWDGLLYFDTRCPFGLRSSALVCQRTTRAVIHVFTKEGYTADVYLDDFYRAEHPADSHFAFARLKDLFDELGLQSSPEKDCFPSTRMICLGILVDTEKMLFEVPADRLSDFKTELLQWTQISTFTRRQLQSLLGKLSFVTACVRPGRIFMARLLNRLRSLPSETSRYPATCDMLSDIDWWLTFLPYFNGSAMIALRLHDFHDVLFTCDSSLHRGGATCFDECISFAFPRVIEDLALHINALELFVLVMAVKIWATKLAGSRFQISCDNDAAVQVVRSGRTRDAFMQRCLRQLWLTSARYDLDLHVSHIPGVHNVFADCLSRWDANSTFQRKFYELASQRNLCFHMLSIDSADLAFDLP, via the exons ATGTCGCAAAAATCCAAGCAAAAATCCAGGGGCAAACCCCAACTGGAGGATTACGCATTTCCACTGTCTCCGCAACCTCAGCTATTCGAGCATTACGCTCAATTCCGCGACGATGAACCAGCCCTTGGGCCTGTTGTCGGGCATACTTCGCCTTCAGAAAGAAGACAAACACTTCTGGATAAACAAATAGAGCTGGTTAAgcaggaaaaagaaaagttggcgTTAGAACTGGAAGTGCTCCGTTTACGCCAAGCTCTCGGACCTGCAACGCCCCCAACTGCATCGGCAGCGCCATGTGCGGAAAGTCTGACACAAAGAAAAAGACCATCGACTGGCCGCAGGACTTTGTGCCAG ACAGTCTACAAACGTGGTTCTACTAAGCGCCGGGTCGTGATGGATCTTAGTTTCCCGCATGCAGCCTCTGTCAATAGCGGTATTCCGAAAACTCATTATTTGGACAATGCATTTCAACTTCGTCTTCCAGGCATAGACAGACTGCGTGAGTTCATTATCAGCAAAGGCTCAGGTTGTTACGTTTACAAGAAAGATCTAAAACGTGCGTACCGACAATTCCCAATTGACCCCAAAGATTATAAATATCTCGGTTTTATGTGGGATGGTCTTTTGTATTTCGATACTAGATGCCCATTCGGTCTGCGTTCATCAGCGTTAGTGTGTCAGCGAACTACTCGGGCGGTAATTCATGTTTTTACTAAGGAAGGTTATACTGCCGACGTCTACTTAGATGATTTTTACAGAGCCGAACACCCCGCAGATTCTCATTTCGCCTTTGCACGTCTTAAAGATCTATTTGATGAACTAGGCCTACAATCATCTCCAGAAAAAGACTGTTTTCCTTCTACGAGAATGATTTGCCTTGGGATTTTGGTGGACACCGAGAAGATGCTCTTTGAAGTTCCGGCGGATCGCTTATCAGATTTCAAAACCGAATTATTGCAGTGGACACAAATCTCAACCTTTACACGGCGTCAATTGCAATCCTTACTAGGGAAACTGTCATTTGTCACAGCTTGCGTCCGGCCAGGCCGGATATTTATGGCCCGCCTTTTAAACCGCTTGCGCAGTTTGCCCTCTGAGACGTCACGTTATCCAGCGACCTGTGATATGTTATCTGACATTGACTGGTGGTTGACCTTTTTACCATACTTCAATGGCTCCGCCATGATTGCGTTACGCCTGCATGACTTCCATGACGTGTTATTTACCTGTGATTCTTCTTTACATCGAGGCGGTGCTACGTGTTTTGACGAATGCATTTCGTTCGCATTTCCCAGGGTCATTGAGGACTTGGCCTTGCACATCAATGCATTGGAACTGTTTGTACTTGTCATGGCTGTTAAGATTTGGGCCACCAAGTTGGCAGGTTCTAGATTTCAGATTTCGTGCGACAACGACGCCGCCGTCCAGGTGGTGCGCTCAGGTCGTACACGTGATGCCTTCATGCAGCGTTGCTTAAGACAACTTTGGCTCACATCCGCTCGTTATGATTTGGACTTACATGTCTCCCATATTCCGGGGGTCCACAATGTCTTTGCCGATTGCCTCAGTCGCTGGGATGCCAATTCTACGTTTCAAAGAAAGTTCTATGAACTTGCTTCTCAGCGTAATCTTTGTTTTCACATGTTATCCATCGACAGCGCGGATTTAGCCTTTGACCTTCCTTAA